In Streptomyces alboniger, the following are encoded in one genomic region:
- the lipB gene encoding lipoyl(octanoyl) transferase LipB codes for MSEFRFVRMGFGPDAVEYREAWDEQRRVHAARFADEVPDTCLLLEHPPVYTAGRRTADSERPLDGTPVVDVDRGGKITWHGPGQLVGYPIQKLPRPVDVVAHVRRLEEALIRTCADFGLPTSRVEGRSGVWVLGDPVERRPALGGLSLDFDPRLTDDEFDARFNGPEYAPSNAGQRREDRKIAAIGIRVAKGVTMHGFALNVNPDNTWFDRIIPCGIRDAGVTSLSYELDREVTIADVLPVAERHLRDVLENAELKPRVVEKTAV; via the coding sequence GTGAGTGAGTTTCGGTTCGTCCGAATGGGCTTCGGTCCCGACGCCGTGGAGTACCGGGAGGCGTGGGACGAGCAGCGCCGTGTCCATGCCGCCCGCTTCGCCGACGAGGTCCCGGACACCTGCCTGCTCCTTGAGCACCCGCCGGTGTACACGGCGGGCCGCCGCACCGCGGACAGCGAGCGCCCGCTGGACGGCACGCCCGTCGTCGACGTGGACCGCGGGGGCAAGATCACCTGGCATGGCCCGGGCCAGCTCGTGGGCTATCCGATCCAGAAGCTGCCGCGTCCGGTGGACGTCGTAGCACATGTGCGGCGCCTGGAGGAGGCTCTTATCCGTACGTGTGCGGACTTCGGCCTCCCGACCTCACGCGTCGAGGGCCGCAGCGGCGTCTGGGTCCTCGGCGACCCCGTGGAGCGGCGCCCGGCGCTCGGCGGCCTCTCCCTGGACTTCGACCCGCGCCTGACGGACGACGAGTTCGACGCCCGGTTCAACGGTCCGGAGTACGCGCCGTCCAACGCGGGCCAGCGCCGCGAGGACCGCAAGATCGCCGCGATCGGCATCCGGGTCGCCAAGGGCGTGACGATGCACGGCTTCGCGCTGAACGTGAACCCGGACAACACCTGGTTCGACCGGATCATCCCGTGCGGCATCCGCGACGCGGGCGTCACCTCGCTCTCGTACGAACTGGACCGCGAGGTCACCATCGCCGACGTGCTGCCCGTCGCCGAGCGGCATCTGCGGGACGTCCTGGAGAACGCGGAACTCAAGCCGCGCGTCGTCGAGAAGACGGCCGTCTGA
- a CDS encoding lipoyl synthase, whose product MSAVAPDGRKMLRLEVRNAQTPIERKPEWIKTRAKMGPEYNALQKLVKSEGLHTVCQEAGCPNIYECWEDREATFLIGGDQCTRRCDFCQIDTGKPQALDRDEPRRVGESVVTMDLNYATITGVARDDLEDGGAWLYAETVRQIHAMTADRAEGQTKVELLIPDFNADPDQLAEVFSSRPEVLGHNVETVPRIFKRIRPGFRFERSLEVITRAREAGLVTKSNLILGMGEEREEISEALHALHDAGCELITITQYLRPTPRHHPVERWAKPAEFVELKEEAEEIGFSGVMSGPLVRSSYRAGRLYQMAIEKRGAYVASQAV is encoded by the coding sequence GTGTCCGCAGTCGCACCCGACGGACGCAAGATGCTGCGCCTGGAGGTCCGGAACGCCCAGACCCCCATCGAGCGCAAGCCCGAGTGGATCAAGACCCGGGCGAAGATGGGCCCCGAGTACAACGCCCTACAGAAGCTCGTGAAGAGCGAGGGCCTGCACACGGTCTGCCAGGAGGCGGGCTGTCCGAACATCTACGAGTGCTGGGAAGACCGCGAGGCCACGTTCCTCATCGGCGGCGACCAGTGCACGCGGCGCTGTGACTTCTGCCAGATCGACACCGGCAAGCCGCAGGCCCTCGACCGCGACGAGCCGCGCCGCGTCGGCGAGTCCGTCGTCACGATGGACCTGAACTACGCCACGATCACCGGCGTCGCCCGCGACGACCTGGAGGACGGCGGCGCCTGGCTGTACGCGGAGACCGTGCGCCAGATCCACGCGATGACGGCGGACCGCGCGGAGGGCCAGACCAAGGTCGAGCTGCTCATCCCCGACTTCAACGCCGACCCCGACCAGCTGGCCGAGGTCTTCTCCTCCCGCCCCGAGGTCCTCGGGCACAACGTGGAGACCGTGCCGCGCATCTTCAAGCGGATCCGCCCCGGCTTCCGCTTCGAGCGTTCGCTGGAGGTCATCACCCGCGCGCGGGAGGCCGGCCTGGTCACCAAGTCGAACCTCATCCTCGGCATGGGCGAGGAGCGCGAGGAGATCAGCGAGGCGCTGCACGCGCTGCACGACGCGGGCTGCGAGCTGATCACGATCACGCAGTACCTGCGCCCGACCCCGCGGCACCACCCCGTGGAGCGCTGGGCCAAGCCCGCGGAGTTCGTGGAGCTGAAGGAGGAGGCCGAGGAGATCGGTTTCTCCGGCGTCATGTCGGGCCCGCTGGTCCGCTCCTCGTACCGCGCGGGCCGGCTG